GTTCTATGGGCACCATATGGGTAACATATGGGAAGTTGCATGAACAGGCAACTGAGTTTAACAATCTTAGTTAAGTATAATTATTAGTCATGTGTAAGTATAAACATGAATTAAGATGAAATAACTGATAATAAATTATGCCAGAGGCAGCATATGTATATTTAATTAAtaacaaaatatacatataaaatatattaatataagtgaaacacaaagaacagatgTGACTTAAAATTGTAAGACgcttaatgaaataaaataaatgattttacatttgagtggggaaaaaaaattcacTCCATGTAGGAGTGCTTTTCGAAATCTCGCGTTATTTCATGAAATATCACGAGGTTTTCTCAAACCCGTCCCCCCCATTCTGGAACATTCTTCATTTCGCGCCCTTGGACAAAGCTGACAGTTAAGCTGGCAATTTTTGGATTAAGTGCATCACTGAGCTACGGACTTATTTTCTGCACTAAGGGTAAGAACTTTTTGACTTAATTTGAATCCCTAAgtataaatgaaatgtttacAAAGTTATGATGCTGCAAAGTAATGTATGGCACAAGTGCTGGCGAACTTTTTCCTAGCACTCATGCAAGGCTAAGCTAGTTTAAATTTTTATGTAATGTTGGATTTAGCCAATTTTCACAGTTTGAAAGCATTGTCTGGTGTCCTGTATACTGCTTAACTAGCACCAAAATTAATGACTGCGTGTACTTAACATCAAGTTGTACTTAAACATTATCTTGGTGTTTCTCTATGATTAGTATTAATAAAGGACTGTATTAGACCAATTTAACGAAGTTCTAGTTTTTTAGGAGGAATATGGGAGGGTATTTTCACTATCAGAGCAACCAAAATTGCTTTGGTGTTGTCTTTATTAGCTTCATTCCACACAGCTAAGTGAGGAGGCTAGGCCATGGCCATGAGCAACTAGTCCCCAGCTTTTGCCCCTGTGTCAGGAGCATGCACAGCAGTCAGAGAGGCAGATCAGTGAGCACTCTATTTCTGTAGAAGACATAATCATCATTTTTCTTGCCATTGTTCTCATTTTtccagaaaaagcaaaaaagaaaatataggtGTTCTTgatttgtttgggggtttttttataCACACTTTAGTATGCAACTTTATATGTGTAGTTGTTTTAGTGAGAACTTCATCAGAAATAGTGTACTGACTCTAGAATCTGCCTCTTACTGTTGTGCAAGCTCTGTACATGAGGGAAACTGATTATTTAAGCAGAACTGATCGGTCTTGTTAGGGCCACAGTGCCAACTCCTTTTACTATGATTGCTGTGGccctccttttttcctttttgtaatGTATATTTGGCTAGAAtctacacatttatttatttataaaaaagaaaagcaattgCTCTTTGGATGTGGTCCTAAAGATCTGTGATCTTTAAGTGTTTGTCTGATGCCTTATTTGTGCATGCGCActgttattttaatttgttttattatgGCTTAAATTTGTTTGAATTTTGTGCATGCTCCTTTATCAGCCTTCCTGCATGGACAGCTTGTGTGGTTATTGGCCAGGAGGGTTTGCAATTATCTCAAAACTTgagatgtttgttgttttgattaTGACTATGACTACTTATAAATTGCATAGTCACACTATTACATTAATATGTTATTAATATCTGTATATTGGTTTGATTTTGCTGTTGGACAGTGGAGTGAATAGTAGCAAGGGTTATGTGtggtttatttctttctttatttttacagactTTGACATAAGAAGCAGTGTATATTTCAAAattcatttctatttaaaaTTTGATGCATGCCAGAAATATACTAGTAGGAAtcttgtttttgagtttgtaaCAATTAGAATTGTTACTTTATAAAGTGATGTCAGGGTCTTTTATTGTAATACAACAGCTTTTAAGGctggtgtaagcatcacagcagatgtctttatgccaaagtaactgaggataaaacactaaaaaaaaaggagattttcctggagtggctttttaaatcagatagccttagaaatattctgcagttgaacaaaaactgaagaaaaccatgaatcaatatatgaacattacctgatgctgctgaagtaaagcagagcaaagttacagagttttttttttttttagaggttttattagagaacaagctgatttttttgcaatttggtataatttagcacaaaaaaacaatttggtataatttagcacaaatttagcacaaaaaaacaaaaaaacaactgacaACAGCGCTAAGCACAACCGTACACTGATGTACGGttgcaatttcctaatgttgtaaacctcaacatctggcaataaacccattctgattctgattctgatgtatAATAAGCAAGGGAATAATGTGGAAAACATATTTCAGATGGGGAAACTTTTTGTGAAGTACACTATGAGAGAGCTGTGCAAGAAgtgtgatgtttgtttgttttttggtttttttgggggggggtttcaATCGTGGTGGAAACAAGACAGGAAGAGGGAATTAATGACAGtatttatcaaatgtgaagcgtagtttggatcttcttttgctgctggttcagttaattttgaatttgattggAGAGTGATGAAACCTGGagcttcagaatctgtgagcTGTCTTTCAGAAAGCAATGGAGCAAtctcagaggacaaagagctCAGAGGAAAATAGCTCAGAAAGTTGTTGAACATTTTAGTCTCGTTTCACAGTAAAATGAGTCAGAGCATCATCAGGACTTAATATTGTACTCTGATTCTTTTGAGAATAAAACACTTGAGGAAGAGCACTATGATTGCAATGAACATGCTAAAGATTATGTTTTCATGAAATTTCTGTTGACTAAAGGACTGATGAAACTTTGTGCTATGGCCAACAAAGAGCACCAGGTTGGGGTGTCACTTTGAACGAGCTGGGTGTGGGATATGGGGGTAATGCGCAAGCTTATTTATCTTTGGTTAAAAGGTCCCCGAAAATGCAGACAGTCTATGCAAATTCTAACTGATTTCAGCATTCATGGTTTCTGTCAGGCAATATTTGCCTTAAAGTTTTGCAAGGAAACCAAGGTCTCTCATTGAAATTAGCACGTGGAAAGCAACTGAATTGAGACAAGTTTTGCTTTACACAAGCCCAGTTCTACTGAATAATATACCAAGCCAAATGTATAGATACTTTATACTGTTATCTGTATCTACAAGAATTCTTCTAAGTCCTGATTTGTATATTGATAACTGACTGTGATTATGCAGAGGATGTTTTGAAGCAGTTTGTGAAAGATTTTGCTTTGATTTATGGTCTTGACTTTGTTGGTTATAATATACATTCTTTAATACACCTAGCTCAAGATGTACGGAAGTTTGGCCCTTTAGACAGCATTTCCTGCTTCCCATTAGAAAACTTCCTTGGTGGAATTTATTTGGATTCTGGAAGCTGATTGGGAAAAGGGAAGCGGAAAAGGAGGTAATTATGTTAAAAACACCTTAAAAGCAAAAATTTATTATTGAgattataagaaaaaaaaaccccaaactgaCAGTTTCTTTAGCAGACCCTTGCTGCTCATCAGGTTCAGATATGATTTCAAAATAGCGCTTTATAACTTGTTgacttttaaaaatctgttttagacttttttttgATGCCATTATATACATTAATGTTTTTAGTTTGTAGGACTAACCAGTACCCTAAATTATGTGTTtggattattatttatttgtgtgtgtgtgtatttgttgtgttttgtttgtttgtttgttttaaggccAGTGATCCCGTCGAGCTCTGATGAGGATTGGGACAACACTGCGGAACAGCCAGAGACCTCACCACCATCAGCAATGGAGAATAGACATTCAAGTGAAACTCACTTCCTGAACATCACTCATCCATTTGTTCAGCCGCTACAACCCTCAACTCCTTCACCTGTGGTTTCTCAACCAGTTCCaagagcttctatccccaagccatccgtgccctaaacacacacacccgcccgctcacatcatctataattgactgagacaggactctcttccagacactctaaaccaaggcacaatgtacatttcaattcctttaactttaaatatgtttatattgtctatcctgtaaaatagtcagatgtctattcatattaatgtacagaattcacctgcttgctgctactactgcacattcacccagtgtatatactatatgtatgtgtgtgtatatatatatatatatatatatatatatatatatatatatatatatatatatatatatatatatatatatatatatatatatatatatatatatgttcttcctctacacccccccccccccaatttttgcacatgtcgaggagcgtgtcaggctacatttcactgtgtgttatacttgtataactatgcatgtgacaaataaagaaccttgaaccttgaagacAACTTCTACAAGCCACCAATACGAGCATGTTTGTACGTGTTCTAACCCTCCTGGAAGACATTAAGGACACTCAGAGGGTCCACAGTCGAATGCTACAGTCTCTCCTTACACAACGTGATGGACCAGTTGCTGCAGTATTACCCGAGGGTGCTGTATTTCCCATCCGGACAGTAGCAGATGTGGCAGCACTGGAGCAAAAACTGGCAGACCCTGTCTTCCTAAAAGAAGTGGTAAATAATAATGATGTAATAACAATATTCAATGATTAATGCCTCAATCAGTCTGTGTTTCATGCTAGCAGTTATGATCAAGGAAAGTTGCTGTTTGTTCGAACATGGTCAGTGCAATGAAGGAGTGGGAGGAGAGCTGAACAAAAGTTGctatttttgttaataaaataaCTTCTCCAAACATTACCTAGTTATAAGTTGTGCCATGCCAAACCCAAAACTTAAGAAATTACTTTTGGTGAATCATTTAGCTCTTTGCATTCACATCAGACAGTGTTTGACTTTGACACCTAACTCTTTCTCAGTCAATTAGCATCAATATTATAGAGCCTAATTACTGTGTAGCtgtgcttgctttcttttaggTGTGACTGATGGTACTACTGTCAGTAAAATTATTGTCCTTGCGTGTCCTAAGGTTGCTGTTGTGGCAGAGATCGGAGGGAGCACTGTTGATGAAGCCACAAGAAGAATGATGGCCttcattatggacaatgctctTTCCAGGCAATATAACTTTGTTGGGAGCCATGGAAAGCGGGAATTTCGAGGGCTTAAAGTTTTTGAAGTGCTATATGGTAAGTTCATTAGTTGTAAGATATTTTGTTGATGTTTGAATAACGGATGCTCACTACAGCAGTCattcagaatcaacttttctctCCACCATTGTGAGCGGCTAGCTTCGCAATAACAGAAGTTTGACTTGATTGACGCGGGAATGTTCCCAGTTAGCCTAGCGGTCAGCAAGGAGGCTTCAGCGCTGCATAATGGGATCTGTAGTTTGTATATTATTAGCGCCTCATATCGCCGGGCCATGCATAACAATAATAGTacatctacagggagtgcagaattattaggcaagttgtatttttgaggaataattttattattgaacaacaaccatgttctcaatgaacccaaaaaactcgttaagataagataagataagataagataagatagaactattaatccctcgggtgggttcctctgggaaattcgatttccaaaaaagcacagcaccgacagaagttacagagttacagaatattatatatatatatatatatatatatacacacacacacatatatataatacagagacaatataaataaaatatacgaaggggataaataggaataaaaaataaaaatacaagttaatatcaaagctgaatgtttttggaagtagtttttagtttgtttttagttttagctattttagggggatatctgtgtgtgcaggtgactattactgtgcataattattaggcaacttaacaaaaaacaaatatatacccatttcaattatttatttttaccagtgaaaccaatataacatctccacattcacaaatatacatttctgacattcaaaaacaaaacaaaaacaaatcagcgaccaatatagccacctttctttgcaaggacactcaaaagcctgccatccatggattctgtcagtgtttggatctgttcaccatcaacattgcgtgcagcagcaaccacagcctcccagacactgttcagagaggtgtactgttttccctccttgtaaatctcacatttgatgatggaccacaggttctcaatggggttcagatcaggtgaacaaggaggccatgtcattagtttttcttcttttataccctttcttgccagccatgctgtggagtacttggacgcgtgtgatggagcattgtcctgcatgaaaatcatgtttttcttgaaggatgcagacttcttcctgtaccactgcttgaagaaggtgtcttccagaaactggcagtaggactgggagttgagcttgactccatcctcaacccgaaagggccccacaagctcatctttgatgataccagcccaaaccagtactccacttccaccttgctggcgtctgagtcggactggagctctctgccctttaccaatccagccacgggcccatccatctggcccatcaagactcactctcatttcatcagtccataaaaccttagaaaaaccagtcttgagatatttcttggcccagtcttgacgtttcagcttgtgtgtcttgttcagtggtggtcgtctttcgtctattttgaatgaaatgcttgattgttcgatgatcacgcttcagaagctttgcaattttgagactgctgcatccctctgcaagatatctcactatttttgacttttctgagcctgtcaagtccttcttttgacccattttgccaaaggaaaggatatAAATGTATGCCGGGCCGGATGTGGCCCGCAGGCCTTGACTTTGACACGTGGTTCAGATAGACTGTACAAATTGTGGAGATGAAACCATCAGCTCATGTTGTTCTGGAGGTTGGTGGCTGCTGGCAGGAATGACCACGTTTCTTTCTGGCTTGTAGCATACTTGAAGAAGTCTCTCACTAAACGGTTTTTTGGTTGCTCACAGAATGTGAATAAGCTCCAGGAACTCCAGAGCCAGCCTCTATTTTTTCCAGTGTAATTAGTAACACACTGATTTATCTGATGGCCCTATTtttgatttacatgaaaatcATTGGCGCCCGCCTGGCACACACCTCAAGAAGTGGAATCTGTTTTCTCCTTGGTAGATGTAGCCCTTGTTACATTTtactattttgttttgtgttcattATGAGGTGCTGTACCATGCAAAAAACTGGTTAACAACTTGCCTGTTCTAAGCTCTGTGCCGATCACTGAGACAGCCCACAACACCAGTTATCATTGTAACTATGTAGACGTCTTTTAAACATTTGTCTTAAATTCAGATGCTTTAAGGTAAAATATTTcacattaatttaatttttgagtGGCTACTTGGTAAATCATTTTGTAAATAGCTTTTCTGTTTCCATGAATACTCATGGTCTTCAAAGAGTTCAATGTAGGAGGTCAAACAACTTGAACAGCACAACCTCCAAAACAACTTCAGTACTATCGCAaatctgattttgtttgtgaaaatgcactaattttttattttattttatttctttcaggaCCAATGGATTGGTGAATGAGTGAGAAGCTGTGGTTTgctgcatttgtttttcctttaaactgtataacatttatttgttattgttttgtgtaTACTGTGGACATTTTTGTCAACATGTTCtccaaacaaaaaatgtattataTAAAAAAGCATACCGTTTTAAAATTTCATAGTAATCAGTATTAATAAAAAAGATAAACTGGCTTTGTTGTACAGGTGATTTAAATTATAGCTTACTTTCATTATCCAAAATTCCATCTGGGCAAACACACTTGGGGCCACCATGGAAACTGAGGACAAAAATAGCTAGGTCTCAGGTTGGTAACCCAAGTGGGCCCCAAGTATCAGACCTGCTTCTATCCATCTGGGCCCCATACTCATTTGTTGTCTGGGGCTGATTTGGGACCCATCATTAACCCATCTGGGAAAACACATTTGGGGCCATCATGGAAACTGAGGACAAAAGTAGCTGGGTGCCAGGTGGGTAACCCAAGTGGGCCCCAACCATCAGACCCGCTTCTACCCATCTGGGCCCCATACTCATTTGTTGGCTGGGCCTGATTTGGGGCCCATCCGGGTCCCATCATTAATCCATCTGGGCAAACACATTTGGGGCCACCATGGAAACTGAGGACAAAATTAGCTGGGTCTCAGGTGGGTAACCCAAGTGGGCCCCAAATATCAGATCTGCTTCTACCCATCTGGGCCCCACATATTTTTTTTGACTGGGCCTGATTTGGGGCTTATCTGGGACCCAGCATAAACCCATCTAGGAAAACACATTTGGGGCCACCATGGAAACTGAGGACAAAATTAGCTGGACCCCAGTTGGGTTTCCCAAGTGGGCCCCAAATATTAGCCCTGCTGCTCCCTATTTGGGCCCCACATATGTGTGTTGACTGggattaataaacggttaacgaatgtgtatttatgatgacgatttgtgagactggtaaacttatgatacgtacgatggtctttcgttctacacggtgcatttcaaggtcctgtacccatccgtcggtaaactgtacctgggcttgttgcagtgacctgaagttactaaacttcatgagtgtatgcactcactccaagaaccgtatgcttataaatatgcatataaatatgctacgatgagatagctgccttcatctaactagcaaatgttttccaggctacgttggtgatgcagtttttttttttaaatgatatttttaaaaaaaatatcatttatttatgtatgatatttttgtcatgcgattttaaagccggtcctacaaccgcatccaagaataacatgcagcttatctcagaactgtcagtgaaaattattcttggagctaggtttaattgagctgcattttaaagaggtgcaatttcacaatttgtgtatattttctaagttcactattttgtcatgtgttgagaaaaacacagatttaaaaattacatggtctaatatttacatttagcatataactgcaacatgctttttttcgttttttttaacgactcgaaaggacttgaaattcaaaatttcagacttgtgacttgactcggacttttacaccagtgacttgagactcgactctgacttgcctgacattacttgagacttgacttgagacttgaggataaagacttgagacttacttgagacttgcaaaacaatgacttggtcccacctctggtacCAACTGAGTATTGTTTAACCACCCCAGGCTGCCTGACTAGTGTTGCTGATCATGTCCATCCCATTATTCTGAGGCTGTTTCCAGCAAGTTGTAGCAAAGCTCAGaacatctcaaactggttttttgaacatgacaatgagttcactgtactccacagtcaccagatctcaatccagtagaGTATGTTTGGCATGCAGTGAAACtagagattcacatcatggatgagcagccgacaaatctgcattcaccaaaatctctgaggaatgtttctagCATCTTGTTGAAACTATTCCAAGTGGAATTAAGACAGCTCTGGAGTCAAAACGAGGTCCAACCCAGTACTACCAACGTATACCTAATAAGGTGGCTCTGGATGTATTTTTCCAATAAAAATGTTCAGtattttaaaagttattttataatcacaattaaaaaaaatgttatttcaatAATGACCAATCCAATCCAAGGTGTCTCTAATAAAGTGGCTAGCGAGTGTACAGTCTTCTTTTGTCTATAGTGGTTCTGATATAAATATTGCAGTCCAGGCATACAAAGCTAAGAGTCCCTGTCATAATATTTCAAACTATCAGCAGAATTAACCTGTACTCCTCATTGAGAACCACTGAATAACATAACATGGTCTATGCAGTAATACTGTAGATACTGTAGGTATGATGTTTATTGGATCTCTCTACTCTCATCACTTTTAAGTACTGTATGGGCAATATTGTTAAAGCACTTTGCTTGAGCCATTGAGCACTGGGAAGGAGAGAGACCATTTAGAAAAGACATTACAGACACTGGGATAAACGATCGATTTAAAGCCACAAAAAAGCCATGTGGTCAAACGGCTCCAAAAGTCAACTATCTGTGTCAATGACATCAACGCATTCCTTCAGCAATGATTCATCAGGACAAGGATTCTGGCCAAGATTGAAATTAACCGGTTTGAACAATGGGTCACGTCTATTACCAGACCGCTCTGTCATCAACCATAGGAGGTGTTCCTGTTGCAGCAAAGTAGATACAACGACAATGACCTCAATCTCACATTAGCAACGATGAGTCCTATAGCTGACTATTACGAGCAATATTCTCAGTGACCTTGGTGCCTGCATGTGCTACGTTGCTGGTGCTCCGTTAGCTAGTGTTATACTGAAACACCAGAGAGGCTttataacatgtttttttttttttaaagaagaaagaaacagatgATGAAAGGCTAGTGTAAAACTGATTCAGTCGACATTAAACACATGTTACTTTGGCAGTGTCCTTGCTCATCCCTTCATccctcacccccacccccccacccccaagtACCAATATGTTGTAGAGGAAATGGGCCCGGTGACATAAGATCAATGCTTCAGGGTTAACACAAATCTACACACAGCTCCTTAACCCCTGTTCTTATAGTGTTGCAGTGACATGTGGGCTGTGTGATGTACACACGGTCCCGCACACGTGAGCAGGCTGGCAGCACAACCAGCAGTTATACAGAGatgatgaaagaaaaagaaggtgCCATTTTAGCTGCAAACACTCATGAAACATGGATTAGGCCCACTGGTGTGTCTCCAAAACCAGATATTTAACAGCTATCCAAAGGGTGGCTCAGAAATAGCATGATCTAATTGGGTGAGAAGGAGTGAATGTAAAATATATTGTGACTTTTTTAATGAGACCAAATTCTGAATGTTCTGAACCAGCACCAGCAGCGCTGTCCTGTAACCACAATTGCAGCAGACAGGCTGAATGCCATCCAAACAGATGTTACTGTTTAGCAGAGCATGCAGCgtaaacatttaacaattttgcCACAGAATGGGAGCGAAATGGCCTCCAATATGTCATACCTCCTTGCTATTTTTTCTTGCACATGGCATTCAGTCTAAATTTAGAATAATAGTTTTCTAACAAACTGCACAATAAAAAGCTTTTAATTTGTTACAACCGAGGGGTGAAATATTGTGCCTACATGATCAGAAGACTCATTATTCTAGGATTTTCAGGAGCCATATCGAGTTACTATATGTACCCAATAAATAATATGTACTATGTATTTTTAGTATAAGTGGGTGGATGACTTGGTAAAGACATACACTGATCCGTGTCCTGCAGAGCCACATAGTATACATAACAGCAAATAAAGAGAAAAGGTGCTATTTACATTCATAACTGTACCCCTTATTAGCATGATCAAGAGAGTTTTCATCCAAGCCAATTTCTTGTCTCCTCATCTGCATTAAGCTTCATTAGCATGATCAGCTCTAACATTGTCTGAATTGCCTTTGTAAATGTACATATAGAAAGAGAGACTATCTCCTTGTCAGCAGTCAGATTTACCACAAGTAGCAGTGAAAGCAATGATTAAACTCGACTCTGAAACTCACAGTTtcacacacacttatacatACGCTTATATAGACGCGCACTGTACAAATTTTGACAGACAGAAGTAATATCCTTCCCTGGATATCAGATgcagactgaaagaaaaaacctgAAGGGAAAAGGCAGAGAACAATATTTCATAAAGGTAAAAGCAGATTAAGTTATTACTTATTTACTGATGTATTAGAAGCAATTTTATTCAATGGCACTAAGTCAAGCAGTAaagaacacaaatgcacacaataaCTCTGAAAGACCTAGCGTATACTGTAATACACTTAGACAGAGGCCTGAGCAGAGTGACGCTAGTTTAAAGCATGAATGAAGAGTTATAGAGACTCACAGGAAGGACTTGACATCCAGCCCACGATTCCGGATCTGGTCCATCATGTAATCCCAGCTGCCCGGGTTGGCACGCGAGCGccctcctgctccacctcccCTATAGCGAGACGCACCTGCCGCTGCTGCACCGCCCCGTGCACCCCGGGGACCACCTCGTGTACCTGCATCCCCACCCTCACCACTGTTGccacctccctctcctctcccaGCACCCCCGCCTCCCCCAGGCTGTCCAGGTGCAGTGTGTAATTGTCCCAAGCTCTGGGATGTGGTGGGGGGATGGCAGAGACCAGGGCCTGACGGGTGgatgagaggctgctgaaggcTCTGCTGGCGCAGCAGCGTCCGAGGCCGGGCCGGCCCGGAGGGTAAGTGCTCCAAAGTGGAAGCATAGGATAAGACTGGATCCCCAAAGCTGGGAGGGCAGAGGAGCAGGGAGGAAAGAGAGCGTGAAGAAGGCCACGGCCGGCACAGAATAGGATGATGACGACGGGCAGAGGAGTCAGAGGTAGAAGAGGAATGAGAAGATTTAGAAGAGGAGCCATGGCAGGAGGTGAGTTGGTCAGGAGTGGTGATGTCAGGTGATGagatgaagaagaaaagcaaagaatcATCAGGGATGAGACAAGGTGGCACAGGGCAGTagggaggcacagcaggagaagTCAGGTTGACATCAGGGTAAATACAGGAAAGTTCATCCAAACAGGAAGTTGATGATGGACGGATGGAGGACGAGGAAGGCGGAAGAGTGGTATTAGAGgacaaagaggaagagggaggagtGTTGGGAGGTggagacaggaggaggaggagagagaaagagagcaacGTGAGGCAGCAGCAGTAACAGCAGTAGCAGAAATAGCAGTAGAAGGTGCAGCCTGAGTGATCGCTGTGTGCTGTGTACTGCTCATGGGGCTGCGCCGGGCAGCAGTGTGTAGACTGTGAGGTAGTCTTGTGCGTCTGAGTCAGACGTGTGTGCACCCTGTACGTCCGCGAGGTTTGAGCGTGCTGTTTGCATGAGGGTGTGTTTCGTGGTGCCAGCGGTCGGATGTGCACTGTCCGCACGGGCGTGGAACGGCTCTGTGCCACGTGACCGCGTCGAGACGGATGGGTCGTGGCTTTGCAGCTTCCTGGCCTCGTCAGCGAGGGTTTTTTGGTCTGATGAGAGATCACCATTTCCTCTACTCGTCAGTCAACTTTTTCCCATCCCTGACAGActctcctcctttctctctAAGTCTTTTTCGTCTTTTAAATATGCGGCGCACCTCTAGAGACATCCGAACAGCCAACCAAGTTCTACAGCACGACTCCCTCCCTCTGCCAGCCTCTCATTTTTCACTCCTCCCCTTAATAAATGCTGTTTTATTGGCTCACTGCCTTTCCTAAAATGTCACAAACAACATAAAGATGTGTCACACATCATATATGATCGTATTTGCATGAGTATGTTATACATACTTCGTTGCTACTGTATATTTTGTCGGTTCTATTGTCACAAACAtgtcatcatctttttttttctagtttctTCTACTCCCTAAATATATCCTCCTCTTTCTCAGATCGCTGTGTAACCCAGACTACCAGAATTAGGTCATGAGAGA
The Maylandia zebra isolate NMK-2024a linkage group LG7, Mzebra_GT3a, whole genome shotgun sequence DNA segment above includes these coding regions:
- the syt7a gene encoding uncharacterized protein syt7a isoform X2 produces the protein MVISHQTKKPSLTRPGSCKATTHPSRRGHVAQSRSTPVRTVHIRPLAPRNTPSCKQHAQTSRTYRVHTRLTQTHKTTSQSTHCCPAQPHEQYTAHSDHSGCTFYCYFCYCCYCCCLTLLSFSLLLLLSPPPNTPPSSSLSSNTTLPPSSSSIRPSSTSCLDELSCIYPDVNLTSPAVPPYCPVPPCLIPDDSLLFFFISSPDITTPDQLTSCHGSSSKSSHSSSTSDSSARRHHPILCRPWPSSRSLSSLLLCPPSFGDPVLSYASTLEHLPSGPARPRTLLRQQSLQQPLIHPSGPGLCHPPTTSQSLGQLHTAPGQPGGGGGAGRGEGGGNSGEGGDAGTRGGPRGARGGAAAAGASRYRGGGAGGRSRANPGSWDYMMDQIRNRGLDVKSFLGNKPANSPKGQPPDADGHSSVTDLANSLTGDMVMLSPGSEDDEGPISEKLGRIQFSIGYSFQNTTLTVKVLRGQDLPAKDFSGTSDPFVKIYLLPDKKHKLETKVKRKNLNPHWNETFLFEGFPYEKVRERTLYLQVLDYDRFSRNDPIGEVSVPLNKVELGQLKTFWKELKPCSDGSGRRGDLLVSLCYNPTANTITVNIIKARNLKAMDIGGTSDPYVKVWLMHKDKRVEKKKTVVMKRCLNPVFNESFPFDVPAHVLRETTIIITVMDKDRLSRNDVIGKIYLSWKSGPAEVKHWKDMLARPRTNVAQWHALKA
- the syt7a gene encoding uncharacterized protein syt7a isoform X1 translates to MVISHQTKKPSLTRPGSCKATTHPSRRGHVAQSRSTPVRTVHIRPLAPRNTPSCKQHAQTSRTYRVHTRLTQTHKTTSQSTHCCPAQPHEQYTAHSDHSGCTFYCYFCYCCYCCCLTLLSFSLLLLLSPPPNTPPSSSLSSNTTLPPSSSSIRPSSTSCLDELSCIYPDVNLTSPAVPPYCPVPPCLIPDDSLLFFFISSPDITTPDQLTSCHGSSSKSSHSSSTSDSSARRHHPILCRPWPSSRSLSSLLLCPPSFGDPVLSYASTLEHLPSGPARPRTLLRQQSLQQPLIHPSGPGLCHPPTTSQSLGQLHTAPGQPGGGGGAGRGEGGGNSGEGGDAGTRGGPRGARGGAAAAGASRYRGGGAGGRSRANPGSWDYMMDQIRNRGLDVKSFLEGKLVVLALAIGVAEQDDFANIPDLQETAQAAPPPPANQEPPPEKRGNKPANSPKGQPPDADGHSSVTDLANSLTGDMVMLSPGSEDDEGPISEKLGRIQFSIGYSFQNTTLTVKVLRGQDLPAKDFSGTSDPFVKIYLLPDKKHKLETKVKRKNLNPHWNETFLFEGFPYEKVRERTLYLQVLDYDRFSRNDPIGEVSVPLNKVELGQLKTFWKELKPCSDGSGRRGDLLVSLCYNPTANTITVNIIKARNLKAMDIGGTSDPYVKVWLMHKDKRVEKKKTVVMKRCLNPVFNESFPFDVPAHVLRETTIIITVMDKDRLSRNDVIGKIYLSWKSGPAEVKHWKDMLARPRTNVAQWHALKA